The Mycoplasma nasistruthionis genome contains a region encoding:
- a CDS encoding DUF402 domain-containing protein yields the protein MNKLKWDFSKLKIGQMVNVQAYKHDGYLYRQWFDAKVVFHNKRHIVLSLKHTRVAEHEKDVNGWKYTDNALWFLPKDSYYNGIVLLRDNGAYHYINMASKPIFEDNTIKFIDYDLDVKCYPDKDLQIVDREEFSFHSKKLEYPLQLKNILYEELKNIITMYNDYRYFFSDDVIIYYLEILLKDKLISEKLIEKFLQANQRKNNEEIAMFSRLSKRYSKR from the coding sequence ATGAACAAGCTAAAATGAGATTTTAGTAAGTTAAAAATCGGACAAATGGTAAATGTTCAAGCATATAAACACGATGGTTATTTATATCGTCAATGATTCGATGCTAAAGTTGTATTTCATAACAAAAGACACATTGTTTTATCACTTAAACACACTCGTGTTGCTGAACATGAAAAAGACGTTAATGGTTGAAAATACACTGATAACGCTTTATGATTTTTACCTAAAGACTCTTATTATAATGGAATAGTTTTATTAAGAGATAACGGCGCTTATCATTACATAAATATGGCTTCTAAGCCTATTTTTGAAGATAATACAATTAAATTTATTGATTACGATCTGGATGTAAAATGCTATCCTGATAAGGATTTACAAATTGTTGATCGTGAAGAGTTTTCTTTCCACTCTAAAAAACTAGAATATCCATTACAGTTAAAAAATATTCTTTATGAAGAATTAAAAAACATAATCACAATGTACAATGATTACAGATATTTTTTTAGTGATGATGTTATTATTTATTACCTAGAAATATTACTTAAAGATAAGTTAATTAGTGAAAAATTAATTGAGAAGTTTTTACAAGCTAATCAAAGAAAAAATAATGAAGAAATTGCTATGTTTTCTAGGTTAAGTAAGCGTTATTCTAAACGTTAA
- a CDS encoding MYPU_1760 family metalloprotease has protein sequence MGKKIIGLILGSSVIVAGAIVGSYFGFNTIVNSLLPKQNNQGNSTKNSGNNSNPNNGFNTDVDYKQINVPTLEGSAEIFPIGENEAFFANSEVAKAGISKLNTLLDYNSLQPQIIYGKSAYVYKDPFTKIEFIDYSYANDENGNPIYLFGPQGLALMAQEFKRKVTFGPEVFDLKKIEINNFNIITENSNGLYIPNIKTIFINGAALNGLDVDLYTKVGVLMPTIFHEYMHHWNNSYAEIAFENSDYNQFINDNQTADKTQKQAVKIYYNDVSSKSSSHSHSNRQLWNGYFVDNFKTLTNYNVPFKSEIQTAWIRDVRRLNSTDLSSAAPISNYLYNVLSPKQVWNLANSDPSSPIAIQLNHTASKYRKLFYSPDGQFGLDASQIKYYYSATELVPREYSKYAFESYFSINDPNPAFTAREKLEPFSIGYFGIFKFKYNQNNTSVTYSFSPSPIADDYGKVFMNNFDSLTRQYFYQPQSVMMPSTPFALEGYKINQADAYELYGKQENLAQIITDYENQVKSNKNVYFYKLFLETMGYGKVISQIYFNEGNWSWLQNSFRSINPDSSKYNEIKFSGYLDSNKYKGLVFVNKSTGAVVNKTEFEYLDSFNFFGHANFDEGAQLFNVSKTNDPVTGKPVTQMSNTEDRDKQIKNRIYPNRIINTTTKEPIFKDNYPYITKDFVPFNNEANLIYLWQDLNNNNLVEENEILKDQEITLPENRWVTSRRSVQTATNYVVRKNSDNKTEIVKVSSK, from the coding sequence ATGGGGAAAAAAATTATAGGTTTAATCCTAGGTTCTTCAGTGATAGTTGCAGGTGCAATTGTAGGTTCTTATTTTGGATTTAACACCATTGTTAATTCTCTATTACCAAAACAAAATAATCAGGGAAACTCGACTAAAAACTCTGGTAATAATTCAAATCCAAACAATGGTTTTAACACAGATGTTGACTATAAACAAATAAATGTTCCTACATTAGAAGGTTCAGCAGAAATTTTTCCAATTGGTGAAAATGAAGCTTTTTTTGCAAATTCTGAAGTAGCTAAAGCAGGTATTTCTAAATTAAACACTTTACTTGACTACAATTCACTTCAACCGCAAATAATTTACGGCAAAAGTGCTTACGTTTATAAAGATCCTTTTACTAAAATTGAATTCATTGACTATTCATATGCCAATGATGAAAACGGAAATCCAATTTACTTATTTGGTCCGCAGGGATTAGCTTTAATGGCACAAGAGTTTAAACGTAAAGTAACTTTTGGCCCTGAAGTTTTTGACCTTAAAAAAATTGAAATTAATAATTTTAATATCATTACCGAAAATTCTAATGGATTATATATTCCAAATATCAAAACAATTTTTATTAATGGTGCTGCTTTAAATGGTTTAGACGTAGACCTTTATACAAAAGTCGGTGTTTTAATGCCTACTATTTTTCATGAATACATGCACCATTGAAACAATTCGTATGCTGAAATCGCTTTTGAAAACTCAGATTACAATCAATTTATAAATGACAATCAAACTGCTGACAAAACTCAAAAGCAAGCGGTAAAAATTTATTACAATGATGTTTCTTCAAAATCATCAAGCCACAGCCATAGTAATAGACAACTTTGAAATGGTTACTTTGTTGACAACTTTAAGACCTTAACTAATTACAACGTACCTTTCAAATCAGAAATACAAACCGCATGAATTAGGGATGTTAGAAGACTGAATTCAACTGACTTATCTTCTGCAGCTCCAATTTCGAATTATTTATATAATGTTTTATCACCAAAACAAGTTTGAAATTTAGCTAATTCTGATCCTTCAAGCCCTATTGCTATTCAACTTAACCACACTGCATCTAAGTATAGAAAATTATTTTATTCACCAGATGGTCAATTTGGTTTAGATGCTAGTCAAATTAAATATTATTATTCTGCTACTGAATTAGTTCCAAGAGAATACTCAAAATACGCTTTTGAGTCATATTTCAGCATTAATGATCCAAATCCTGCTTTTACAGCTCGTGAAAAATTAGAACCATTTTCAATTGGTTATTTTGGTATCTTTAAATTTAAATATAACCAAAATAATACTTCGGTAACTTATTCATTTTCACCTTCTCCAATTGCTGATGATTATGGAAAAGTCTTTATGAATAATTTTGATTCATTAACAAGACAATATTTTTACCAACCACAATCAGTTATGATGCCTTCTACCCCATTTGCTTTAGAAGGTTATAAAATTAATCAAGCTGATGCTTATGAACTTTATGGAAAACAAGAAAATTTAGCTCAAATAATTACTGATTATGAAAATCAAGTTAAATCAAATAAAAATGTTTATTTCTATAAACTATTCTTAGAAACCATGGGTTATGGTAAAGTAATTTCTCAAATTTACTTTAACGAAGGTAATTGAAGTTGATTACAAAACTCATTTAGATCAATTAACCCTGATTCAAGTAAATACAATGAAATTAAATTCAGTGGTTATTTAGACTCAAATAAATACAAAGGGCTAGTATTTGTTAACAAAAGCACAGGTGCTGTAGTTAATAAAACTGAATTTGAATATTTAGATAGTTTTAACTTCTTTGGTCATGCCAACTTTGACGAAGGGGCTCAATTATTTAATGTTTCTAAAACAAATGATCCTGTTACTGGCAAACCCGTCACACAAATGTCAAACACAGAAGACAGGGATAAACAAATTAAAAATCGTATTTATCCAAATAGAATTATTAACACAACTACAAAAGAACCTATATTTAAAGATAATTACCCATATATTACCAAAGACTTCGTGCCATTTAATAACGAAGCAAATTTAATATATTTATGACAAGATTTAAACAATAATAATCTTGTTGAAGAAAACGAAATTTTAAAAGATCAAGAAATTACTCTACCTGAAAATAGATGAGTAACTTCAAGACGTAGCGTCCAAACTGCTACAAATTATGTTGTCAGAAAAAATTCAGATAATAAAACTGAAATAGTTAAGGTCTCTTCTAAATAA
- a CDS encoding MAG6790 family protein has product MYKYKAKLVSNGELIAQANTLDELEGLIKGFRRGQKHGLHTKGNEKIEVVHVERNHLEGKRASKEVVLKTV; this is encoded by the coding sequence ATGTATAAATATAAAGCTAAATTAGTTTCTAACGGAGAGTTAATAGCACAAGCAAATACTCTTGACGAATTAGAAGGACTTATTAAAGGATTTCGCCGTGGACAAAAACACGGACTTCATACCAAAGGTAATGAAAAAATTGAAGTAGTTCATGTTGAAAGAAATCATTTAGAAGGAAAAAGAGCTTCTAAAGAAGTTGTTTTAAAAACAGTTTAA
- a CDS encoding RluA family pseudouridine synthase produces MIELKVNYSERIDKYISNNTEISRNDIKQLIDERVVMVDGVLVNKPKFTVKEGQTITISRVIDKEIHVEPKQMELNIVYDDQDICVINKPSGLTVHPAPGHHDDTLVNGLLYHFKNNLSNENGLLRPGIVHRIDKDTSGLLIIAKNNNSHKILADMFVNHEVNRSYVAITDGIPESKKMKLVLPIGRSEKDRLKMAITNKNSKEAITNLTLLDTFYIDKLPKSLVKCTLETGRTHQIRVHLAHIGLPIYGDPVYNKKIDEFGQRLHAYKLEFIHPTSKQKMVFYAKPPVEFDVAKFDFDTFFETEKKED; encoded by the coding sequence ATGATTGAACTTAAAGTAAACTATTCTGAAAGAATAGATAAATATATTTCAAATAACACTGAAATTTCAAGAAACGACATTAAACAGCTAATCGATGAAAGAGTTGTTATGGTTGATGGAGTTTTGGTTAATAAACCTAAATTCACTGTAAAAGAAGGTCAAACAATTACTATTTCAAGAGTAATTGATAAAGAAATTCATGTAGAACCTAAACAAATGGAATTAAACATTGTTTATGATGACCAAGACATTTGTGTTATAAACAAGCCTTCAGGTTTAACAGTTCACCCAGCTCCTGGTCATCATGATGACACTTTAGTTAATGGACTTTTATATCACTTTAAAAACAATTTATCAAATGAAAATGGTTTATTAAGACCTGGAATTGTTCATAGAATTGACAAAGATACAAGTGGATTGTTAATTATTGCTAAAAACAATAATTCACATAAAATTCTTGCTGATATGTTTGTTAATCATGAAGTTAATCGTTCATATGTAGCAATTACTGATGGAATTCCTGAGTCTAAAAAAATGAAATTAGTCTTGCCAATTGGTCGTTCAGAAAAAGATCGTTTAAAAATGGCTATTACTAATAAAAATTCAAAAGAAGCTATTACAAATTTAACTTTATTAGACACTTTTTACATTGATAAATTACCTAAATCACTTGTTAAATGTACTCTAGAAACAGGTAGAACACACCAAATTAGAGTTCATCTAGCACATATCGGATTACCAATTTATGGAGATCCTGTTTATAATAAAAAAATAGATGAATTTGGTCAAAGATTACATGCTTACAAGCTTGAATTTATTCATCCTACATCAAAACAAAAAATGGTGTTTTATGCTAAACCACCAGTTGAGTTTGATGTAGCTAAGTTTGATTTTGACACTTTCTTTGAAACAGAAAAAAAGGAGGACTAA
- the ffh gene encoding signal recognition particle protein: MAKKVQVNEEDILEVTRDIKLALLEADVNLKVIKEFIANVKQKALDSQLTHKLNPSQHMISIVRDELVSILGSKTQEVKIDKKPFIIMMAGLQGSGKTTASAKLAFFLRKKKMVEKPLLVAADIYRPAAVDQLVTLAKQIQVDYYQQGTNVSAQTIVQNAIQHAKENGNDLIIIDTAGRLAIDEPLMNELKEIKQLVHPGEILFVADALSGQDIINVAQAFHDNLKLTGTIITKLDSDARGGAALSLRQVLNIPIKFIGTGEKTSNFEIFHPDRMAERILGMGDVLTLIEHAKESIDEDKAQTMVERMFSGQFTLDDLLEQIKQMKNLGKFSKILKMLPGNLANRVSEQDLDSAEEKMRVYQILMSSMTKKERKNPKLLKQASRKERILKGSGRSTQEYNKLLSDFDNMSKKMSEISKKIKSGGGLNGLGDLGKMF; encoded by the coding sequence ATGGCGAAAAAAGTTCAAGTAAATGAAGAAGATATTTTAGAAGTTACAAGAGACATTAAATTAGCACTGCTAGAAGCTGACGTTAATTTAAAAGTTATTAAAGAATTTATTGCTAACGTAAAACAAAAAGCTCTTGACAGTCAATTAACTCATAAATTAAACCCTTCTCAACACATGATTTCAATTGTTAGAGATGAATTGGTTTCTATCTTAGGAAGTAAAACACAAGAAGTTAAAATTGACAAAAAACCTTTCATCATTATGATGGCAGGATTGCAAGGGTCAGGTAAAACAACAGCATCAGCTAAGTTAGCTTTCTTTTTAAGAAAGAAAAAAATGGTTGAAAAACCACTTCTAGTAGCCGCTGACATCTATCGTCCGGCTGCTGTAGATCAGCTAGTAACACTAGCAAAACAAATTCAAGTTGATTACTATCAGCAAGGGACAAATGTTTCAGCTCAAACTATTGTTCAAAATGCTATCCAACACGCTAAAGAAAATGGTAATGATTTAATTATTATTGATACAGCAGGTCGTTTGGCTATTGATGAACCTTTAATGAATGAATTGAAGGAAATTAAACAATTAGTTCATCCTGGTGAAATTTTATTTGTTGCTGACGCACTAAGTGGTCAAGATATAATTAATGTTGCACAAGCTTTTCATGATAATTTAAAACTAACTGGAACAATTATTACCAAATTAGACTCTGATGCTCGTGGTGGAGCAGCTTTAAGCTTGCGTCAAGTTTTAAATATTCCTATTAAGTTTATTGGTACAGGGGAAAAAACATCAAACTTTGAAATTTTCCACCCAGATAGAATGGCTGAAAGAATTTTGGGAATGGGTGATGTTTTAACGCTGATCGAACATGCCAAAGAAAGTATTGATGAAGACAAAGCTCAAACAATGGTTGAAAGAATGTTTTCAGGTCAATTTACTTTAGATGATTTATTAGAACAAATTAAGCAAATGAAAAACTTAGGTAAATTTTCTAAGATCTTAAAAATGCTTCCGGGTAATTTAGCAAATCGTGTTAGCGAACAAGATTTAGATAGTGCTGAAGAAAAAATGAGAGTTTATCAAATTTTAATGTCATCAATGACTAAAAAAGAAAGAAAAAATCCAAAACTTTTAAAACAAGCTTCTAGAAAAGAAAGAATTTTAAAAGGGTCTGGACGTAGTACTCAAGAATATAATAAATTATTATCAGACTTTGATAATATGAGTAAAAAAATGTCTGAAATTTCTAAAAAAATCAAATCGGGTGGTGGTCTAAACGGTTTAGGCGACCTAGGAAAAATGTTTTAA
- a CDS encoding thioredoxin family protein, translating into MLHETTKELLQEKLNDGTVGKRLLVFYADWCGPCKMYKSSLEQLVEKDNMDVFRVNIDKEQELAKEYRVASIPFTVVLENNQATKSFAGFKPYELLKNEI; encoded by the coding sequence ATGTTACACGAAACAACAAAAGAGCTATTACAAGAAAAATTAAATGACGGTACAGTTGGTAAAAGATTATTAGTTTTTTACGCTGATTGATGTGGTCCATGTAAAATGTATAAATCTTCTTTAGAACAACTAGTTGAAAAAGATAACATGGATGTATTTAGAGTTAATATTGATAAAGAACAAGAATTAGCTAAAGAATATAGAGTTGCTTCAATTCCGTTTACAGTAGTTTTAGAAAATAATCAAGCTACTAAATCATTTGCAGGATTTAAACCTTACGAATTGTTGAAAAACGAAATTTAA
- a CDS encoding trigger factor-related chaperone: MKFLIDKFTVDKAVWLETQNNSFKRLEENKPKDQKIDRPTILATASLYLMQVEKDKLLEKLNKENPDKIFFMGVEQNVQMSPDNLSYDLKSYYFDDLDQFKLDIDPEHKFFIPADSEKKVEEFLKNFISEYSFRVPVIKDKVEQGDLVSIEIYDMEDNMQGTYFLEGKNVNEANLLKFLENKNLTDKHQTVLNEQDVKIKVASIYQFKKMPITDENIHLLQMENVKTLEDVKEFIRFQTFQQIVIDQLFNYGQEIMLQINRENLAKIDFQPDLLASESDPVKFAAYNIKGDYKQIALETITNYFWTMLFIKKLQIIVSRDDIEIEFNRFRQVLGQEAYSIPLFKIANTVLYKKLGLYYLQKLQPEDFAKYSKYFSK, encoded by the coding sequence ATGAAATTTTTAATTGATAAGTTCACAGTTGATAAAGCTGTTTGACTAGAAACACAAAATAATTCATTCAAAAGATTGGAAGAAAACAAGCCAAAAGATCAAAAAATTGATCGTCCAACTATTTTAGCAACGGCTTCATTATATTTAATGCAAGTAGAAAAAGATAAACTACTTGAAAAATTAAATAAAGAAAATCCAGATAAGATTTTCTTTATGGGTGTTGAACAAAATGTGCAAATGAGCCCTGATAATTTAAGTTATGATTTAAAGTCATATTATTTTGATGATTTAGATCAATTCAAATTAGATATTGATCCTGAACACAAATTCTTTATTCCTGCTGATAGTGAAAAGAAAGTTGAAGAATTTTTAAAAAACTTTATTAGTGAATATTCATTCAGAGTTCCTGTCATTAAAGACAAGGTTGAACAAGGTGATTTAGTGTCAATTGAAATTTATGACATGGAAGATAACATGCAAGGAACTTATTTCCTTGAAGGTAAAAATGTTAATGAAGCTAATTTACTTAAGTTTTTAGAAAATAAAAACTTAACAGATAAGCATCAAACAGTTTTAAATGAACAAGATGTAAAAATTAAAGTGGCATCTATTTATCAATTCAAAAAAATGCCTATTACTGATGAAAACATTCATTTATTACAAATGGAAAATGTTAAAACATTAGAAGATGTAAAAGAATTTATCAGATTCCAAACTTTCCAACAAATCGTAATCGACCAACTATTTAATTACGGTCAAGAAATAATGCTTCAAATCAACAGAGAAAATTTAGCTAAAATTGATTTTCAACCTGATTTATTAGCATCTGAATCGGATCCTGTCAAATTTGCAGCATATAATATTAAAGGCGACTATAAACAAATTGCGCTTGAAACTATTACTAACTACTTCTGAACAATGTTGTTTATTAAAAAACTGCAAATCATTGTTTCAAGAGATGATATAGAAATTGAATTTAATAGATTTAGACAAGTTTTAGGTCAAGAAGCTTATAGCATTCCTTTATTCAAAATTGCTAATACAGTTTTATATAAAAAATTAGGTTTATACTATTTACAAAAACTACAACCTGAAGATTTTGCTAAATATAGCAAATACTTTTCTAAATAA
- the ligA gene encoding NAD-dependent DNA ligase LigA, translated as MTKPMTKKQQSLDLILTLTQEINKLNHAYYDLDQPLVDDYVYDLKLRQLEDLERKYPDLIQPDSPTVKIGGVPSLEFSKYRHERPMLSLAKAYSLDEVAKFIDDTIQSLNDKNISFNLEPKIDGLSLTLHYNNGKLQKAITRGNGQIGEDVTKNARLIKSIPKHINYSNSLEIRGEIYISKTQFELTNSALRQKYEQQIAQLTDQNEVAKVKQEEFANTRNMAAGTLRQKNGSLVAERNLQFLAYDIVDPEKHNLTLQSQIVPFLNNLGFQSHDVSYNESELNNIFKRIENFESIKNSFEYDCDGFVIKLNQLQYWDSLGKTAKFPKYAIAFKYKTEEAYPIITNILTTVGRTGKITYVAEFDKVELNQTMVQKATLHNYDFIENLNLNIGDQVVIIKSGEIIPKIIELKQKLTQGVFDKTTHCPICNSPLVEYPNIVDQFCDNINCPGKVQKNFIHAVSRNAFNILTLGTKNIETFLEQGYLTDLASIFELEKYKEQMLQLPSYQDKKVNGILDSIQEAKNIELPKALYALGIKNIGKEVAILLTNKINKLSDFIDYDFDSLLLINSIGPEIVSSLKEYFSDEKNIETIKRLDSHLKYIQNQQTDGKLSNLTFVISGTLSVSRNEMSDLIEKNGGKVASSISKNVNYLLCGENVGEAKISKAQKLNIPTISEVELLDLIK; from the coding sequence ATGACAAAACCAATGACTAAAAAACAACAATCTTTAGATTTAATTTTGACTTTAACACAAGAAATTAACAAACTAAATCATGCATATTATGACCTAGATCAACCCTTGGTTGATGATTATGTTTATGACTTAAAATTAAGGCAATTAGAAGACTTAGAACGCAAGTACCCAGACTTAATTCAACCAGATTCACCGACTGTTAAAATAGGTGGAGTACCTAGCTTAGAATTCAGTAAATACAGGCATGAAAGACCAATGCTATCTTTAGCTAAAGCCTATTCCTTAGATGAGGTTGCTAAATTCATTGATGATACTATTCAATCATTAAATGACAAAAATATTAGTTTTAATTTAGAACCAAAAATTGATGGTTTATCTTTAACTTTGCACTATAACAACGGTAAATTACAAAAAGCAATTACACGAGGTAATGGACAAATCGGAGAAGATGTTACTAAAAATGCAAGGTTGATAAAATCGATTCCTAAGCATATAAATTATTCAAACTCCCTAGAAATAAGGGGTGAAATATATATATCAAAAACCCAATTTGAATTAACAAATAGTGCTTTAAGACAGAAATATGAACAACAAATTGCTCAACTGACTGATCAAAATGAAGTTGCTAAAGTTAAACAAGAAGAATTTGCTAACACTAGAAATATGGCGGCTGGAACATTGCGCCAAAAAAATGGTAGCTTAGTAGCAGAAAGAAACTTGCAATTTTTAGCTTATGATATTGTTGACCCTGAAAAACATAATTTAACATTGCAAAGTCAAATCGTTCCTTTCTTAAACAACCTAGGTTTTCAAAGTCATGATGTTAGTTACAATGAATCTGAATTAAATAATATTTTTAAAAGAATTGAAAATTTTGAAAGTATAAAAAACAGTTTTGAATATGACTGTGATGGATTTGTAATTAAATTAAATCAACTGCAATATTGAGATAGCTTAGGTAAAACTGCTAAGTTTCCTAAATATGCAATTGCATTCAAATACAAAACTGAAGAAGCATATCCGATTATTACAAACATTCTTACAACGGTTGGTCGAACAGGAAAAATAACTTATGTTGCTGAGTTTGATAAAGTTGAATTAAATCAAACAATGGTACAAAAAGCAACGCTTCATAATTATGATTTTATTGAAAATTTAAATCTTAACATTGGTGATCAAGTAGTAATTATCAAATCGGGTGAAATCATTCCTAAAATAATCGAATTAAAACAAAAGCTTACACAAGGTGTTTTTGATAAAACAACACATTGTCCAATTTGTAATTCACCATTAGTTGAATATCCAAACATAGTTGATCAATTTTGTGACAACATTAACTGTCCCGGTAAAGTTCAAAAAAACTTTATTCATGCAGTGTCTAGAAATGCTTTTAATATTTTAACATTAGGTACAAAAAATATTGAAACCTTCTTAGAACAAGGTTATTTAACTGATTTAGCATCAATTTTTGAATTAGAAAAATATAAAGAGCAAATGTTGCAACTACCTAGTTATCAAGACAAAAAAGTAAATGGTATTTTAGATAGCATACAAGAAGCTAAAAACATTGAACTACCTAAAGCATTGTATGCCTTAGGAATTAAAAATATTGGTAAAGAAGTAGCAATTTTACTAACTAACAAAATTAATAAATTAAGTGATTTTATTGATTATGATTTTGATTCGCTTTTATTAATTAATTCAATCGGACCTGAAATAGTTTCATCACTAAAAGAATATTTTAGTGATGAAAAAAATATAGAAACAATCAAAAGATTAGATAGTCATTTAAAGTATATTCAGAACCAACAAACAGATGGTAAATTAAGCAATTTAACTTTTGTAATTTCTGGAACTTTATCAGTTTCCAGAAATGAAATGTCAGATTTAATTGAAAAAAACGGTGGCAAAGTAGCTTCATCTATTTCGAAAAATGTGAATTATTTATTGTGCGGTGAAAATGTTGGTGAAGCTAAAATTTCTAAGGCTCAAAAGCTAAATATTCCAACAATAAGTGAAGTTGAATTATTAGATTTAATTAAATAA
- the rplS gene encoding 50S ribosomal protein L19 produces the protein MRNKFIELVEKSQLRPDVPNFTTGENVKVFVRIKENGKERVQLFEGLVISKKESGTRETFTVRKDSYGIGVERTFPLHSPLISHIEVVRKNKVRRKKLFFMRDRKGKSARLKEIKRSK, from the coding sequence ATGAGAAATAAATTTATCGAGTTAGTTGAAAAATCACAATTACGCCCAGACGTTCCTAACTTTACTACAGGAGAAAACGTTAAAGTTTTCGTTCGTATTAAAGAAAACGGAAAAGAACGTGTTCAGTTATTTGAAGGTTTAGTAATTAGTAAAAAAGAATCAGGAACACGTGAAACATTCACAGTTAGAAAAGATTCATACGGTATTGGTGTTGAAAGAACTTTCCCTTTACATTCACCATTAATCTCTCACATTGAAGTAGTACGTAAAAACAAAGTGCGTAGAAAGAAACTATTCTTTATGAGAGACCGTAAAGGTAAAAGTGCACGTCTTAAAGAAATTAAAAGAAGTAAATAA
- the trmD gene encoding tRNA (guanosine(37)-N1)-methyltransferase TrmD, with protein sequence MKINFLTLFPNYFEPFINESIIKKAQDKDLVSFEVVDFRDFSRNKHRKVDDEIYGGGHGLLLQVEPIDLALNSLKDRGGVVVVVSPQGKQFTQQIASDLAKHSQITFISGRYEGFDERVIQMADYELSIGDFVLTGGELPSMVMADAIVRLLPGVIKTESHTYESFQGELGLLEHPQYSRPRSYTSVSDPSKTYDVPEVLFSGDHKKIQEWKDQAAWQKTAKNRPDIIERIKNEK encoded by the coding sequence ATGAAGATTAATTTCTTAACCTTATTCCCTAATTATTTTGAACCTTTTATTAATGAAAGCATTATTAAAAAGGCACAAGATAAAGATTTAGTATCGTTTGAAGTGGTTGACTTTAGAGATTTTAGTCGAAACAAACATAGAAAAGTTGATGATGAAATTTATGGTGGAGGTCATGGACTTTTACTTCAAGTAGAGCCAATTGACTTAGCCTTAAATTCATTAAAAGATCGTGGTGGTGTAGTTGTTGTCGTTTCACCGCAAGGAAAACAATTCACACAACAAATTGCTAGCGATTTAGCCAAGCATTCACAAATCACTTTTATCTCTGGTAGATATGAAGGATTTGATGAAAGAGTGATTCAAATGGCTGATTATGAATTATCAATCGGAGATTTTGTTTTAACTGGTGGAGAATTACCTTCTATGGTAATGGCTGACGCAATTGTTAGACTTCTACCTGGTGTTATTAAAACTGAATCACACACCTATGAATCGTTCCAAGGGGAATTAGGATTATTAGAACATCCTCAATATTCAAGACCTAGATCATATACATCAGTATCTGATCCTAGCAAAACTTATGATGTGCCAGAAGTTTTATTTAGTGGTGATCATAAAAAAATTCAAGAATGAAAAGATCAGGCTGCTTGACAAAAAACAGCAAAAAACAGACCTGACATCATTGAAAGGATAAAGAATGAGAAATAA
- the rpsP gene encoding 30S ribosomal protein S16, whose amino-acid sequence MVKIRLKRMGDKFRPVYKIVAADARAPRDGKFIEALGHYNPLSKEFVLNKELTSKWLKEGAQPTQTVANLFRTHKLTAELKK is encoded by the coding sequence ATGGTTAAAATTAGATTAAAAAGAATGGGAGACAAATTCAGACCAGTTTACAAAATTGTTGCTGCTGATGCAAGAGCTCCACGTGATGGAAAATTTATTGAAGCTTTAGGACACTACAACCCTCTTTCTAAAGAATTTGTGTTAAACAAAGAATTAACATCAAAATGATTAAAAGAAGGTGCTCAACCTACACAAACTGTTGCTAACTTATTCAGAACACACAAACTAACAGCTGAACTTAAAAAATAA